The following proteins are co-located in the Carassius carassius chromosome 39, fCarCar2.1, whole genome shotgun sequence genome:
- the LOC132121692 gene encoding receptor-type tyrosine-protein phosphatase epsilon-like isoform X2, producing the protein MKKNSSFRWLKNQRKAVITAVDKKVPNGILEEQEQQTVVLLPRSPSTSKKYLPIPVDSLEEEYRIRSADDGKLFREEYSSLPGGSTQGTCEEANKDENKEKNRYPNILPYDHSRVILTPIDGVPCSDYINASYIDGYTDKNKFIAAQGPKQDTVADFWRMIWEQKSATIVMLTNLKERKEDKCYQYWPDQGCWTYGNVRVAVEDFTALVDYTIRKFCVQYASDGTKTPRLVTQLHFTSWPDFGVPFSPIGMLKFLKKVKQVNPSYAGPIVVHCSAGVGRTGTFIVIDAMIDMMYTEKKVDVFGFVSRIREQRSQLIQTDLQYSFVYQALLEYFLYGDTELDVSSLEGHLDKLHNTSAPMDRVGLEEEFKKLTNMRIMKENMRTGNLPANMKKNRVLQIIPYDFNRVILSMKRGQEFTDYINASFIDGYRQKDYFIATQGPLAHTVDDFWRMVWEWKCHSIVMLTELQERDQDKCLQYWPTEDSVTYGDFTVEIKGDTLCDTFSLRDLQLTYRPEKQTRLVRQFHFHGWPEIGIPAEGKGMIDIIAAVQRQQQQSGNHPIVVHCSAGAGRTGTFIALSNILERVKAEGLLDVFQTVKSLRMQRPHMVQTVEQYDFCYRVVQDFVDIFSDYANFK; encoded by the exons ATGAAAAAGAACTCGAGTTTTCGTTG GTTGAAAAACCAGAGGAAAGCTGTCATCACAGCCGTCGACAAGAAAGTACCAAATGGCATCCTGGAAGAGCAAG AACAGCAGACGGTGGTCTTACTGCCCAGATCCCCCTCCACGTCCAAAAAATATCTCCCCATTCCTGTAGACAGCTTGGAAGAAGAGTATCGGATACGCTCGGCCGATGATGGGAAACTCTTCCGGGAAGAGTACAGT TCATTACCAGGGGGTTCTACTCAAGGAACATGTGAAGAGGCCAATAAAGATGAAAACAAGGAGAAGAACAGATATCCAAACATCTTACCAT ATGACCattccagagtgattttaacaccGATCGATGGAGTCCCATGTTCAGATTATATCAATGCTTCTTATATCGAT GGTTATACAGATAAGAATAAGTTCATTGCAGCCCAAG GTCCAAAACAGGACACGGTTGCAGACTTCTGGAGGATGATATGGGAACAGAAATCAGCTACTATTGTAATGCTAACAAAtctgaaagagagaaaagag GATAAGTGTTATCAGTATTGGCCTGATCAGGGATGCTGGACGTATGGTAACGTGCGTGTTGCTGTGGAAGACTTTACAGCACTGGTGGACTACACAATACGCAAATTCTGTGTGCAATAC GCCAGCGATGGCACTAAAACGCCCCGTCTGGTCACGCAGCTTCACTTCACCAGCTGGCCTGACTTCGGCGTTCCCTTCTCGCCCATCGGCATGCTGAAGTTCCTGAAGAAAGTGAAGCAGGTGAACCCGTCGTACGCTGGGCCCATCGTGGTGCACTGCAG TGCCGGCGTGGGCAGGACAGGAACGTTCATCGTCATCGATGCCATGATTGACATGATGTACACAGAAAAGAAGGTGGACGTCTTCGGTTTCGTGTCACGAATACGTGAGCAGAGATCGCAGCTCATTCAGACGGAT TTGCAGTACTCCTTCGTCTATCAGGCTCTGCTGGAGTACTTCCTGTACGGAGACACAGAGCTGGACGTTTCctctctggagggtcatctggataAACTTCACAACACCAGTGCGCCGATGGACCGCGTGGGCCTGGAGGAAGAGTTCAAG AAACTGACAAACATGCGTATTATGAAGGAAAACATGAGGACGGGCAACCTGCCTGCCAACATGAAGAAGAACCGAGTCCTTCAGATCATTCCAT ATGATTTTAACCGAGTCATCCTTTCGATGAAGAGAGGTCAGGAATTCACCGATTATATCAACGCATCTTTCATTGAT GGATACCGGCAGAAGGACTATTTCATCGCCACGCAGGGTCCTCTGGCGCACACGGTGGATGATTTCTGGAGGATGGTTTGGGAATGGAAGTGTCACTCGATCGTGATGCTGACAGAACTGCAGGAGAGAGATCAG gacAAGTGTTTGCAGTACTGGCCTACTGAGGACTCGGTGACTTACGGAGACTTCACGGTGGAGATTAAAGGAGACACGCTGTGTGACACGTTCAGTCTTAGAGATCTGCAGCTCACTTACCGCCCG GAGAAGCAAACACGTTTGGTCCGGCAGTTTCATTTCCACGGCTGGCCAGAGATCGGGATCCCAGCCGAAGGTAAAGGGATGATTGACATCATTGCAGCGGTGCAGAGGCAGCAGCAGCAGTCGGGCAACCACCCTATCGTCGTGCACTGCAG TGCCGGAGCGGGTCGGACCGGTACGTTTATTGCTCTCAGTAATATTCTGGAGCGAGTGAAAGCCGAGGGTTTGCTGGATGTTTTTCAGACTGTGAAGAGTTTACGAATGCAGCGGCCACACATGGTGCAGACAGTG GAACAGTATGATTTCTGCTACAGAGTGGTACAGGACTTTGTCGACATTTTCTCAGACTATGCCAATTTCAAATGA
- the LOC132121692 gene encoding receptor-type tyrosine-protein phosphatase epsilon-like isoform X1 — protein sequence MKKNSSFRWLKNQRKAVITAVDKKVPNGILEEQEQQTVVLLPRSPSTSKKYLPIPVDSLEEEYRIRSADDGKLFREEYSSLPGGSTQGTCEEANKDENKEKNRYPNILPYDHSRVILTPIDGVPCSDYINASYIDGYTDKNKFIAAQGPKQDTVADFWRMIWEQKSATIVMLTNLKERKEDKCYQYWPDQGCWTYGNVRVAVEDFTALVDYTIRKFCVQYQASDGTKTPRLVTQLHFTSWPDFGVPFSPIGMLKFLKKVKQVNPSYAGPIVVHCSAGVGRTGTFIVIDAMIDMMYTEKKVDVFGFVSRIREQRSQLIQTDLQYSFVYQALLEYFLYGDTELDVSSLEGHLDKLHNTSAPMDRVGLEEEFKKLTNMRIMKENMRTGNLPANMKKNRVLQIIPYDFNRVILSMKRGQEFTDYINASFIDGYRQKDYFIATQGPLAHTVDDFWRMVWEWKCHSIVMLTELQERDQDKCLQYWPTEDSVTYGDFTVEIKGDTLCDTFSLRDLQLTYRPEKQTRLVRQFHFHGWPEIGIPAEGKGMIDIIAAVQRQQQQSGNHPIVVHCSAGAGRTGTFIALSNILERVKAEGLLDVFQTVKSLRMQRPHMVQTVEQYDFCYRVVQDFVDIFSDYANFK from the exons ATGAAAAAGAACTCGAGTTTTCGTTG GTTGAAAAACCAGAGGAAAGCTGTCATCACAGCCGTCGACAAGAAAGTACCAAATGGCATCCTGGAAGAGCAAG AACAGCAGACGGTGGTCTTACTGCCCAGATCCCCCTCCACGTCCAAAAAATATCTCCCCATTCCTGTAGACAGCTTGGAAGAAGAGTATCGGATACGCTCGGCCGATGATGGGAAACTCTTCCGGGAAGAGTACAGT TCATTACCAGGGGGTTCTACTCAAGGAACATGTGAAGAGGCCAATAAAGATGAAAACAAGGAGAAGAACAGATATCCAAACATCTTACCAT ATGACCattccagagtgattttaacaccGATCGATGGAGTCCCATGTTCAGATTATATCAATGCTTCTTATATCGAT GGTTATACAGATAAGAATAAGTTCATTGCAGCCCAAG GTCCAAAACAGGACACGGTTGCAGACTTCTGGAGGATGATATGGGAACAGAAATCAGCTACTATTGTAATGCTAACAAAtctgaaagagagaaaagag GATAAGTGTTATCAGTATTGGCCTGATCAGGGATGCTGGACGTATGGTAACGTGCGTGTTGCTGTGGAAGACTTTACAGCACTGGTGGACTACACAATACGCAAATTCTGTGTGCAATAC CAGGCCAGCGATGGCACTAAAACGCCCCGTCTGGTCACGCAGCTTCACTTCACCAGCTGGCCTGACTTCGGCGTTCCCTTCTCGCCCATCGGCATGCTGAAGTTCCTGAAGAAAGTGAAGCAGGTGAACCCGTCGTACGCTGGGCCCATCGTGGTGCACTGCAG TGCCGGCGTGGGCAGGACAGGAACGTTCATCGTCATCGATGCCATGATTGACATGATGTACACAGAAAAGAAGGTGGACGTCTTCGGTTTCGTGTCACGAATACGTGAGCAGAGATCGCAGCTCATTCAGACGGAT TTGCAGTACTCCTTCGTCTATCAGGCTCTGCTGGAGTACTTCCTGTACGGAGACACAGAGCTGGACGTTTCctctctggagggtcatctggataAACTTCACAACACCAGTGCGCCGATGGACCGCGTGGGCCTGGAGGAAGAGTTCAAG AAACTGACAAACATGCGTATTATGAAGGAAAACATGAGGACGGGCAACCTGCCTGCCAACATGAAGAAGAACCGAGTCCTTCAGATCATTCCAT ATGATTTTAACCGAGTCATCCTTTCGATGAAGAGAGGTCAGGAATTCACCGATTATATCAACGCATCTTTCATTGAT GGATACCGGCAGAAGGACTATTTCATCGCCACGCAGGGTCCTCTGGCGCACACGGTGGATGATTTCTGGAGGATGGTTTGGGAATGGAAGTGTCACTCGATCGTGATGCTGACAGAACTGCAGGAGAGAGATCAG gacAAGTGTTTGCAGTACTGGCCTACTGAGGACTCGGTGACTTACGGAGACTTCACGGTGGAGATTAAAGGAGACACGCTGTGTGACACGTTCAGTCTTAGAGATCTGCAGCTCACTTACCGCCCG GAGAAGCAAACACGTTTGGTCCGGCAGTTTCATTTCCACGGCTGGCCAGAGATCGGGATCCCAGCCGAAGGTAAAGGGATGATTGACATCATTGCAGCGGTGCAGAGGCAGCAGCAGCAGTCGGGCAACCACCCTATCGTCGTGCACTGCAG TGCCGGAGCGGGTCGGACCGGTACGTTTATTGCTCTCAGTAATATTCTGGAGCGAGTGAAAGCCGAGGGTTTGCTGGATGTTTTTCAGACTGTGAAGAGTTTACGAATGCAGCGGCCACACATGGTGCAGACAGTG GAACAGTATGATTTCTGCTACAGAGTGGTACAGGACTTTGTCGACATTTTCTCAGACTATGCCAATTTCAAATGA